From a single Streptomyces sp. NBC_01264 genomic region:
- a CDS encoding PP2C family protein-serine/threonine phosphatase, with amino-acid sequence MIVITSGPPWRRRLPGPGSLVRLSPVVLTVIIASLAYTTPPDMAFSRLLPAAPALAAAMWPVLPTILLGTVCLLLMIGLSLVFPDLGTWWTAAGIIAVTVAAAYGSHVRLQRERTLFQVRLVADAAQQVVLSPMPHRLGNIEIESLYLAAAAEARIGGDFYEVVDTPFGIRLLIGDVRGKGLPAVGAAATIVNAFREAAYGEADLVDVARRLDASSTRYNSAFPLDGAMERFATALLVQIPREGGRFDILNCGHPPPMLLHRRRLRVLESADPSPLISLAELVGDHYNVDTYDFAPGDLLLLYTDGIAEARARDGEFFPLAAWMVRQPPTPPRELLAALHRDLLRYRRGRLDDDVAALAVRLSEP; translated from the coding sequence ATGATTGTGATCACGTCTGGACCACCGTGGCGCCGTAGGCTCCCAGGCCCGGGAAGTCTCGTACGGCTGTCGCCGGTCGTCCTGACCGTCATCATCGCGAGTCTGGCCTACACCACTCCGCCGGACATGGCGTTCAGCCGTCTCCTCCCGGCGGCGCCGGCCCTGGCCGCCGCCATGTGGCCGGTCCTCCCCACCATCCTGCTCGGGACGGTCTGCCTCCTCCTGATGATCGGCCTCAGCCTCGTCTTCCCCGACCTGGGGACGTGGTGGACGGCCGCGGGCATCATCGCGGTCACCGTGGCCGCGGCGTACGGAAGCCACGTCCGGCTCCAGCGGGAGCGCACCCTCTTTCAGGTGAGGCTCGTCGCCGACGCCGCGCAGCAGGTGGTGCTGAGCCCCATGCCGCACCGCCTGGGCAACATCGAGATCGAGTCGCTGTACCTCGCGGCCGCGGCGGAGGCCCGCATCGGCGGGGACTTCTACGAGGTGGTCGACACGCCGTTCGGGATCCGGCTGCTCATCGGTGACGTGCGGGGCAAGGGGCTACCGGCCGTGGGGGCGGCCGCGACGATCGTCAACGCCTTCCGGGAGGCGGCGTACGGGGAGGCCGACCTGGTCGACGTCGCCCGCAGGCTGGACGCCAGCAGCACCCGGTACAACTCCGCCTTTCCCCTCGACGGGGCGATGGAGCGATTCGCCACGGCCCTCCTCGTCCAGATCCCGCGCGAGGGCGGCCGTTTCGACATCCTCAACTGCGGGCATCCCCCGCCGATGCTCCTGCACCGCAGAAGACTTCGCGTACTGGAGTCCGCGGATCCCTCGCCGCTGATCAGCCTCGCGGAGCTCGTCGGCGATCACTACAACGTCGACACCTACGATTTCGCACCCGGCGACCTGCTCCTCCTCTATACCGACGGGATCGCCGAAGCCCGCGCCCGCGACGGCGAGTTCTTCCCCTTGGCGGCCTGGATGGTCCGGCAGCCGCCGACACCGCCCCGCGAACTGCTCGCGGCCCTGCACCGCGATCTTCTGCGCTATCGGAGAGGGCGCCTCGACGACGACGTCGCCGCCCTCGCCGTACGCCTGTCCGAGCCCTGA
- a CDS encoding pyridoxal phosphate-dependent decarboxylase family protein: MDAREAALRQAHGHAVRWLASLNDRRVPARASVDEIVRALGEELPGAPSTPADVVDLLATACEPGLTAFPGGRFYGFVVGGTEPAALAVDWLVSAWDQNCVMRAASPAYAAVEEVAGAWLLDLLGLPGDSAVGFTTGATMANFTCLAAGRDAVLRRAGWNVARDGLTGGSAVRVIAGEDRHMAIDLALRYLGLGRPELIAADGQGRIEPAALRRALAADGQRPTIVVLQAGDIHSGAFDPFPEAIRAAREADAWVHVDGAFGLWAAASPAYARLTAGCADADSWATDAHKTLNVPYDCGLAIVRDPSAVRSAMGLRGDYLIQDEQGDPVDKVPELSRRGRAFTVWAALRSLGRSGVADLVDRLCRHASAFAVGIAGTDGATVLNEVVFTQVCAEFGDDERTDRVLTRLLDDGTAWISGSTWRGRRVMRISVSNWSTTDDDVRRALDAIRRASAGGAADTSGA; this comes from the coding sequence ATGGACGCGCGCGAGGCGGCGCTCCGACAGGCACACGGCCATGCCGTCCGCTGGCTGGCGAGCCTGAACGACCGCCGGGTTCCCGCCCGCGCTTCGGTCGACGAGATCGTGCGCGCGCTCGGTGAGGAACTACCCGGCGCTCCCAGCACGCCCGCCGACGTCGTCGACCTGCTCGCCACGGCGTGCGAGCCGGGGCTCACCGCGTTCCCCGGTGGCCGCTTCTACGGGTTCGTGGTCGGTGGTACCGAACCGGCCGCGCTCGCCGTGGACTGGCTCGTCAGCGCCTGGGACCAGAACTGCGTGATGCGCGCCGCATCCCCCGCGTACGCGGCGGTGGAGGAGGTGGCGGGCGCCTGGCTGCTGGATCTCCTCGGCCTGCCCGGCGACAGCGCCGTCGGCTTCACCACGGGAGCCACGATGGCCAACTTCACCTGCCTGGCCGCCGGGCGCGACGCGGTGCTGCGGCGCGCCGGCTGGAACGTCGCCCGCGACGGACTCACGGGCGGGTCGGCCGTACGCGTCATCGCAGGCGAGGACCGCCACATGGCCATCGACCTGGCGCTTCGCTACCTGGGGCTCGGCCGGCCCGAACTGATCGCGGCGGACGGGCAGGGACGCATCGAGCCCGCTGCCCTGCGGCGCGCCCTGGCGGCCGACGGGCAGCGCCCCACGATCGTGGTCCTGCAGGCCGGAGACATCCACTCCGGGGCCTTCGATCCGTTCCCCGAGGCGATCCGCGCCGCTCGCGAGGCGGACGCGTGGGTGCACGTCGACGGCGCCTTCGGACTGTGGGCGGCCGCGTCCCCGGCGTACGCGCGCCTGACGGCGGGCTGCGCGGACGCCGACTCGTGGGCGACCGACGCCCACAAGACCCTGAACGTCCCCTACGACTGCGGTCTCGCCATCGTGCGCGACCCGTCGGCGGTCCGGTCGGCGATGGGTCTGCGCGGCGACTACCTCATCCAGGACGAGCAGGGCGATCCCGTCGACAAGGTCCCCGAACTCTCCCGCCGCGGCAGGGCCTTCACCGTGTGGGCGGCTCTCAGGTCCCTCGGCCGGTCGGGCGTGGCCGACCTCGTCGACCGGCTGTGCCGGCACGCTTCCGCCTTCGCCGTCGGCATCGCCGGGACGGACGGCGCGACCGTCCTCAACGAGGTGGTGTTCACCCAGGTCTGCGCCGAGTTCGGCGACGACGAGCGCACGGACCGGGTCCTCACCCGGCTGCTCGACGACGGCACGGCATGGATCAGCGGCTCCACCTGGCGCGGGCGGCGCGTCATGCGGATCTCGGTGAGCAACTGGTCGACGACCGACGACGACGTGCGGCGCGCCCTCGACGCGATCCGGCGCGCCTCCGCCGGCGGCGCCGCCGACACCAGCGGCGCCTGA
- a CDS encoding SpoIIE family protein phosphatase/ATP-binding protein: MRSLSGNRPRSVARQVFVLQVAVVVLLAAGAVLALVLQSRHDIDREARSRSVAVAETFARSLGLQAALRSPDPSAILQPLAESTRKATGVDFIVVMDTEGIRYTHPLPDRIGKRFVGTIAPSLAGHVYTESVDGPLGNEIQAVVPVFSDDGRVVALVSAGLTVKNLTGAVDRQLPVILGVAATGLALATGGAALISRRLRRQTHGLGPLEMTRMYEHHDAVLHAVREGVLITDGDGRLLLANDEAKRLLRLSPEAEGTLIRDLPGLDRQVSELLRSGREATDEVHEAGDRLLVISQRPTRPGGGPEGAAVTIRDSTEMRLLSARADTAHRRLKLLYDAGTGIGTTLDVERTAQELADVAVPRFADFATVDLAEPVLHGDEPTPDADLRRTGVSGIRDDSPLYPRGTLIDFLPSTPQARGFSSGRAEVVKDLADAPGWHAQDPRRAREIVDSGIHSLITAPLTARGVTLGVANFWRSRKPEPFNDEDLSLAEELVARAGVTIDNARRYTREHALAVTLQHSLLPRELPEQSAVEVAHYYLPAHSGVGGDWFDVIPLPGSRVALVVGDVVGHGLRAAATMGQLRTAVLNFSSLDLPPDELLARLDDLVQYIDQSGEGGGTDGELIGATCLYAVYDAVTQRCTMARAGHVPPFVVGPDGSARMPDLPPGAPLGLGGFPFESAELDLSEGSLLVLYTDGLIEDPGRDIDEGLELLRSALSHAGPGPHETCRAVLKELMPVRPRDDVAVLIAQTHALGADRIADWEVPFEPNAVGGVRARAVEKLEEWGLSELAFGTELVLSELVTNAIRHGSAPVRVRLLNDGRLLTCEVSDGSSTAPHLRYAATTDEGGRGLFLVAQIGGRWGTRYTPTGKIIWSEQPLPEHVDP; this comes from the coding sequence GTGCGGTCACTGAGCGGCAATCGCCCGCGAAGCGTCGCCCGGCAGGTCTTCGTCCTGCAGGTGGCGGTCGTGGTGCTGCTCGCCGCCGGTGCGGTGCTGGCTCTGGTGCTCCAGTCGCGCCACGACATCGACCGCGAGGCCCGCAGCCGCTCGGTGGCGGTCGCCGAGACCTTCGCCCGCTCGCTCGGGCTGCAGGCGGCCCTGCGCTCTCCCGACCCCTCCGCGATCCTCCAGCCCCTCGCCGAGTCGACGCGCAAGGCGACCGGGGTGGACTTCATCGTGGTCATGGACACCGAGGGGATCCGCTACACCCACCCCCTGCCCGACCGCATCGGCAAGCGGTTCGTGGGGACGATCGCGCCCTCGCTCGCCGGCCACGTGTACACGGAGAGCGTCGACGGCCCGCTGGGCAACGAGATCCAGGCCGTGGTGCCGGTGTTCTCCGACGACGGCCGGGTCGTGGCCCTGGTGTCGGCCGGTCTCACCGTCAAGAACCTCACCGGAGCGGTCGATCGGCAACTCCCCGTGATCCTCGGCGTCGCCGCGACCGGCCTCGCCCTGGCCACCGGGGGAGCGGCACTGATCAGCAGACGCCTCCGGCGCCAGACCCACGGCCTCGGCCCCCTGGAAATGACGCGGATGTACGAGCACCACGACGCGGTGCTGCACGCCGTCCGCGAGGGGGTCCTGATCACCGATGGCGACGGGCGGCTCCTGCTCGCGAACGACGAGGCCAAGCGGCTCCTGCGGCTTTCCCCCGAGGCCGAGGGGACCTTGATCCGGGACCTGCCCGGCCTCGACCGGCAGGTGTCCGAGCTCCTGCGGTCCGGTCGGGAGGCCACCGACGAGGTGCACGAGGCCGGGGACCGGCTCCTGGTCATCAGCCAGAGGCCGACCCGTCCCGGCGGCGGGCCCGAGGGGGCGGCCGTCACCATCCGTGACTCCACCGAGATGCGCCTGCTCAGCGCACGGGCCGACACGGCCCACAGACGGCTCAAGCTGCTGTACGACGCCGGCACCGGCATCGGCACCACCCTCGACGTGGAGCGGACGGCTCAGGAGCTCGCCGACGTCGCCGTACCGCGTTTCGCGGACTTCGCCACCGTGGACCTGGCCGAGCCCGTGCTCCACGGGGACGAGCCCACCCCGGACGCGGACCTGCGGCGTACCGGGGTCAGCGGCATCCGCGACGACTCGCCGCTCTATCCGCGCGGCACACTGATCGACTTCCTGCCGTCCACCCCGCAGGCCCGCGGTTTCAGCAGCGGCCGGGCCGAGGTGGTGAAGGACCTCGCCGACGCGCCCGGCTGGCACGCCCAGGACCCGCGGCGGGCCCGGGAGATCGTCGACTCCGGGATCCACTCCCTGATCACCGCCCCCCTCACGGCCCGCGGGGTCACGCTCGGCGTGGCCAACTTCTGGCGCTCGCGCAAGCCCGAACCCTTCAACGACGAGGACCTCTCGCTCGCCGAGGAGCTCGTGGCACGGGCCGGCGTCACCATCGACAACGCCCGCCGCTACACCCGCGAGCACGCCCTGGCCGTGACGCTCCAGCACAGCCTGCTGCCGCGCGAGCTGCCCGAGCAGAGCGCCGTGGAGGTGGCGCACTACTACCTGCCCGCCCACTCCGGGGTCGGCGGCGACTGGTTCGACGTGATCCCGCTGCCCGGCAGCCGGGTCGCCCTGGTCGTGGGTGACGTCGTCGGCCACGGACTGCGCGCCGCGGCGACCATGGGCCAGCTGCGTACGGCCGTACTCAACTTCTCCTCCCTGGACCTTCCTCCCGACGAACTGCTGGCGCGCCTCGACGACCTCGTCCAGTACATCGACCAGAGCGGGGAGGGCGGCGGCACCGACGGCGAACTGATCGGAGCGACCTGCCTGTACGCCGTGTACGACGCGGTGACCCAGCGGTGCACGATGGCCCGCGCGGGGCACGTACCGCCGTTCGTGGTGGGTCCCGACGGATCGGCGCGGATGCCCGACCTGCCCCCGGGCGCACCGCTGGGGCTGGGCGGGTTCCCCTTCGAGTCGGCGGAGCTGGACCTGAGCGAGGGCTCGCTGCTGGTGCTGTACACCGACGGCCTGATCGAGGACCCGGGCCGCGACATCGACGAGGGGCTCGAACTGCTCCGCTCCGCCCTCTCCCACGCCGGCCCGGGGCCCCACGAAACCTGCCGGGCGGTCCTGAAGGAGCTGATGCCGGTGCGCCCGAGGGACGACGTGGCCGTCCTCATCGCGCAGACGCACGCGCTGGGCGCGGACCGCATCGCCGACTGGGAGGTGCCCTTCGAGCCGAACGCCGTGGGAGGCGTGCGGGCCCGCGCGGTCGAGAAGCTCGAGGAATGGGGGCTGTCCGAGCTCGCCTTCGGCACGGAACTCGTACTGAGCGAGCTCGTCACGAACGCCATCCGGCACGGCAGCGCACCGGTCCGCGTCCGGCTGCTGAATGACGGCAGGCTGCTGACCTGCGAGGTCTCCGACGGCAGCAGCACCGCACCCCACCTGCGATACGCGGCGACCACGGACGAAGGGGGTCGCGGGCTCTTCCTCGTGGCGCAGATCGGCGGCCGATGGGGCACCCGTTACACGCCCACCGGGAAGATCATCTGGTCCGAGCAGCCGTTGCCGGAGCACGTGGACCCCTGA
- a CDS encoding phosphatase PAP2 family protein, whose protein sequence is MSPTGTPPRLRARWAALVLFAVLFILLTTELAARHGAPYAVDRAVHRWALEHRPPALTSGLRLLAATGTGPLPYLCAAGAGWIAGHDDRSRLRAAAYATAFLVAAQAARYALVYSLARVRPPAADWATHASGFAFPSGHSATSALVAGLLALSLCRRTGPAAHRRIRVLLGCWAVGVALSRVCLGVHWPTDILGGWLYALIWLSAAAAWLRSGPGARPFGPATAPVRTDGR, encoded by the coding sequence ATGAGCCCGACCGGGACTCCTCCACGCCTTCGGGCGCGGTGGGCGGCACTCGTACTGTTCGCGGTCCTGTTCATCCTGCTCACCACGGAACTCGCGGCTCGTCACGGCGCTCCCTACGCCGTGGACCGGGCCGTCCACCGGTGGGCGCTCGAACACCGTCCCCCCGCCCTCACTTCCGGACTCCGCCTCCTCGCCGCGACCGGCACCGGGCCGCTCCCGTACCTCTGTGCGGCGGGCGCCGGGTGGATCGCCGGGCACGACGACCGGAGCCGCCTTCGGGCCGCCGCGTACGCGACGGCCTTCCTGGTCGCGGCGCAGGCCGCGCGCTACGCGCTCGTGTACTCCCTCGCGCGCGTGAGGCCGCCCGCGGCCGATTGGGCCACCCACGCCTCCGGCTTCGCCTTTCCCTCCGGCCACAGCGCCACCTCCGCCCTCGTGGCCGGGCTCCTCGCACTGTCCCTGTGCCGGAGGACCGGTCCGGCCGCGCACCGCCGGATCCGGGTTCTCCTGGGCTGCTGGGCCGTCGGCGTGGCGCTGAGCCGCGTCTGCCTGGGCGTGCACTGGCCCACCGACATCCTGGGCGGCTGGCTCTACGCCCTCATCTGGCTGAGCGCCGCCGCGGCATGGCTCCGGTCCGGACCCGGCGCCCGCCCCTTCGGACCGGCGACCGCGCCGGTCCGGACGGACGGCCGCTGA
- a CDS encoding ATP-binding SpoIIE family protein phosphatase, translated as MRATDGYQDHPFAVTNTAAALLDGAGTVLAWTPAAEALLDRRSTDVCGRPARDLLVDPGSWEAVLAQGGRGQPAGWEGRATLRHGSGRPLEIGFRVVPLDDGARGDAARCLVLGSPLELVAQWRQDHAFTHELFLQGRVGLALFEADLSLLRTNTHLLPYTGVPVDLKGRRLADFLRAEDAAIIDDRLREVLHSGNPLIGFNATARTLDDSRGGRVVAVQAFRLQEPDGHPMGVAAVFTDVTDYERSRGRLDLLYRATGALGGSLSVPRTVEDLVGILAPALGDCAAVDLPEAVLTGGEPAADGPSAQPLIRMAVAGADADVLRTATVHFATRPAADGPVAPDATAPPARECRGELISGLGVRSAGPGDDAAPQWATAVPGAHSAMTAPLCARGIGFGRITVWRTQDSPPLDEDDLALLEEIAARAAVAVDNARRYTKERRTAVGLQRSLLPPATAETPALEAAGLYLPADADSGVGGDWFDVIPLSSARVALVVGDVTGHGLHATAMMGRLRSAVRAMADLELEPEELLAHVDDMVLQVVAEADVDDSDEGDAGTLLRIGPAGATCLYAVYDPVTRGCVMASAGHPPPAVVSPDGTVEYVELSPGPPLGVGGWPFEPVERELPAGSVLALYTDGLIERGEGDIDEGMRDLADRLLRTDVLGRPLRQARHDIVEGLPPGRLRDDVTLLLARTRVVDDDCLATWLLEADPAIVADARRLVLEQLTAWELDELAFSTELIVSELVTNAIRHAGGPVRLRLIRADSLTCEVSDSSNTQPRMRRARNHEEGGRGLYIVAQLSHRWGSRYTVEGKTVWSEQNLPPH; from the coding sequence ATGCGCGCCACTGATGGCTATCAGGACCATCCCTTCGCTGTCACGAACACGGCCGCGGCGCTGCTGGACGGTGCCGGGACGGTCCTCGCCTGGACACCGGCCGCCGAAGCCCTCCTGGACCGCCGGTCCACCGACGTGTGCGGCCGGCCGGCGCGCGACCTCCTGGTGGACCCGGGCAGCTGGGAAGCGGTTCTCGCTCAGGGCGGGCGTGGGCAGCCGGCGGGGTGGGAGGGCCGCGCCACCCTGCGGCACGGCTCCGGCCGCCCCCTGGAGATCGGCTTCCGCGTCGTCCCGCTGGACGACGGCGCGCGCGGGGACGCGGCCCGGTGCCTCGTACTCGGCTCGCCCCTGGAGCTGGTCGCCCAATGGCGCCAGGACCACGCCTTCACGCACGAACTGTTCCTCCAGGGCCGGGTGGGCCTCGCCCTCTTCGAGGCGGACCTGAGCCTGCTGCGGACGAACACGCACCTGTTGCCCTACACCGGGGTGCCCGTCGACCTGAAGGGCCGACGCCTGGCCGACTTCCTGCGGGCCGAGGACGCGGCGATCATCGACGACCGGCTGCGCGAGGTCCTGCACAGCGGGAACCCCCTGATCGGCTTCAACGCGACCGCGCGCACCCTGGACGACTCCAGAGGCGGCCGGGTCGTGGCCGTTCAGGCGTTCCGGCTGCAGGAACCCGACGGACATCCGATGGGTGTGGCGGCGGTGTTCACCGACGTCACCGACTACGAGCGCTCGCGCGGGCGCCTGGACCTGCTGTACCGCGCGACCGGAGCACTGGGCGGTTCGCTGTCCGTCCCGCGCACCGTCGAGGACCTGGTCGGCATCCTGGCGCCCGCGCTCGGGGACTGTGCCGCGGTGGATCTCCCGGAGGCCGTCCTGACCGGCGGTGAGCCGGCCGCCGACGGGCCTTCCGCGCAGCCGTTGATCCGGATGGCCGTCGCCGGGGCGGACGCGGACGTGCTGCGTACGGCCACGGTCCATTTCGCGACCCGTCCCGCGGCGGACGGTCCCGTGGCCCCGGACGCCACCGCTCCCCCGGCGCGGGAGTGCCGGGGAGAGCTGATCAGCGGCCTCGGAGTCCGCTCCGCGGGGCCCGGGGACGATGCCGCACCGCAGTGGGCCACTGCCGTGCCGGGTGCGCATTCGGCGATGACGGCGCCGCTGTGCGCACGGGGCATCGGGTTCGGGAGGATCACGGTCTGGCGCACGCAGGACTCTCCCCCGCTGGACGAGGACGACCTGGCCCTCCTGGAGGAGATCGCGGCCCGTGCGGCCGTGGCCGTGGACAACGCGCGGCGGTACACCAAGGAACGCCGCACCGCCGTGGGCCTGCAGCGCAGCCTGCTGCCCCCGGCCACCGCGGAGACCCCCGCGCTGGAGGCCGCGGGCCTCTACCTGCCCGCCGACGCGGACAGTGGAGTGGGTGGCGACTGGTTCGACGTCATCCCCCTGTCGTCGGCCCGTGTCGCCCTGGTCGTCGGGGACGTCACCGGTCACGGGCTGCACGCCACGGCCATGATGGGCCGCCTGCGCAGCGCCGTACGCGCGATGGCGGACCTGGAACTGGAACCCGAGGAACTGCTGGCGCACGTGGACGACATGGTCCTGCAGGTCGTCGCCGAGGCCGACGTCGACGACTCCGACGAGGGCGACGCGGGCACGCTGCTGCGCATCGGACCGGCCGGCGCCACCTGCCTGTACGCCGTCTACGACCCGGTCACCCGCGGTTGTGTCATGGCGAGCGCCGGACACCCGCCTCCGGCCGTGGTCAGCCCGGACGGAACCGTGGAGTACGTCGAGCTGAGCCCCGGACCGCCCCTGGGGGTCGGCGGCTGGCCCTTCGAGCCGGTCGAACGCGAGCTGCCCGCGGGGAGCGTCCTCGCCCTGTACACCGACGGCCTGATCGAACGCGGCGAGGGGGACATCGACGAGGGCATGCGCGACCTGGCGGACCGCCTGCTGCGTACGGACGTGCTCGGCCGGCCGCTGCGCCAGGCCCGGCACGACATCGTGGAGGGGTTGCCGCCGGGCCGGCTGAGGGACGACGTCACGCTCCTGCTCGCCCGTACCCGGGTGGTGGACGACGACTGCCTCGCGACGTGGCTGCTCGAAGCCGACCCGGCGATCGTCGCCGACGCGCGCCGTCTCGTCCTGGAACAGCTGACCGCCTGGGAACTCGACGAGCTCGCCTTCAGCACGGAGCTCATCGTCAGCGAGCTGGTCACCAACGCCATTCGCCACGCCGGCGGCCCGGTCCGGCTCCGGCTGATCCGGGCGGACAGCCTGACGTGCGAAGTCTCGGACTCCAGCAATACGCAGCCGAGGATGCGGCGCGCGCGGAACCACGAGGAAGGCGGTCGCGGCCTGTACATCGTCGCCCAGCTCTCGCACCGCTGGGGCAGCCGCTACACCGTGGAGGGCAAGACCGTCTGGTCCGAGCAGAACCTGCCCCCGCATTGA
- a CDS encoding methyltransferase has protein sequence MLPDDAMPPDDTARLRAAVAFVREHDIATLLPLLLPGLRGPELRSLAPHCRFAHAGLLLFPTDPQDLRRQLADCGLAVDTPSQPSVVVRERLARRHRRALAELDVRILRPRVHGPAGERRAVEVFALTVPAHSDLEPIAAHERARGHEAHLALELEHPDPLVLRGLCAVLARHGARPDGGGYNPHEDGTVLYFTTPAAGASGYRRLELYTPGDHRDALDDHLRADTRARPDAGRPAETLLRLLTGAWTTQALAAFARLGLPEAMDPHAATSTRELSRRTATRPENLATLLRYLTMLGVVAACTGEAPCTEEEESFRLTPLGALLHADSPDTMRPLALMYGGPFYRSFAALDHTVRTGQPGFDHLFGENHFDHFARDPALADLFDRSMAASSRMFEPLPAHPVIITAARASTPRTVVDVAGGNGELLGRILTAHPELRGTLLERPHAVEAARRSLDAAGCGARCDYRSGDFADVPAGGDVYVLSRILHDWDDERCREILRHCARAMPDHADLLVVERLLPVDGSPSLATAWDLHMMCNVGGRERNREHYARLLADAGLELLDHTPLPLEAYVLHARKAR, from the coding sequence ATGCTTCCCGACGACGCCATGCCCCCGGACGACACGGCCCGCCTGCGCGCGGCCGTCGCCTTCGTGCGGGAACACGACATCGCCACCCTGTTGCCCCTCCTGCTGCCCGGTCTGCGCGGCCCGGAACTGCGGTCCCTGGCCCCGCACTGCCGCTTCGCCCACGCCGGCCTGCTGCTCTTCCCCACCGACCCGCAGGACCTGCGCCGCCAACTCGCCGACTGCGGGCTCGCCGTCGACACCCCGTCCCAGCCGAGCGTCGTCGTACGGGAACGGCTCGCCCGGCGCCACCGCCGTGCCCTGGCGGAGCTCGACGTCCGGATCCTGCGCCCCCGCGTCCACGGCCCGGCCGGAGAGCGCCGGGCGGTGGAGGTGTTCGCCCTCACGGTGCCCGCGCACTCCGACCTGGAACCGATCGCCGCGCACGAACGCGCCCGGGGCCACGAGGCCCACCTAGCCCTCGAACTGGAGCACCCGGACCCGCTGGTCCTGCGCGGCCTGTGCGCGGTGCTCGCCCGCCACGGCGCCCGCCCCGACGGCGGCGGGTACAACCCGCACGAGGACGGCACCGTCCTCTACTTCACCACCCCCGCGGCCGGGGCGAGCGGCTACCGCCGCCTGGAGCTCTACACCCCCGGCGACCACCGGGACGCCCTCGACGACCACCTCCGCGCGGACACCCGGGCGCGTCCCGACGCGGGCCGGCCCGCCGAGACGCTCCTGCGCCTCCTCACCGGAGCATGGACCACACAGGCACTCGCCGCGTTCGCGCGCCTGGGCCTGCCCGAGGCCATGGACCCGCACGCGGCCACCAGCACCCGGGAACTCTCCCGGCGCACCGCCACCCGCCCCGAGAACCTCGCCACGCTCCTGCGCTACCTCACGATGCTCGGCGTCGTGGCCGCGTGCACCGGGGAGGCCCCGTGCACCGAGGAGGAGGAAAGCTTCCGCCTCACTCCGCTCGGAGCCCTGCTCCACGCGGACTCCCCGGACACGATGCGCCCGCTGGCCCTGATGTACGGGGGCCCCTTCTACCGCTCCTTCGCCGCGCTCGACCACACCGTACGGACCGGACAGCCCGGCTTCGACCACCTCTTCGGCGAGAACCACTTCGACCACTTCGCGCGCGACCCCGCGCTCGCCGATCTCTTCGACCGTTCCATGGCGGCCAGTTCGCGCATGTTCGAGCCGCTTCCCGCCCACCCCGTGATCATCACCGCGGCCCGGGCCTCCACTCCGCGGACCGTCGTCGACGTGGCAGGCGGCAACGGCGAACTCCTCGGACGCATCCTGACCGCGCACCCGGAGCTGCGGGGCACGCTCCTGGAGCGCCCGCACGCCGTCGAGGCCGCCCGCCGCTCGCTCGACGCCGCGGGCTGCGGCGCCCGGTGCGACTACCGCAGCGGCGACTTCGCGGACGTACCGGCCGGCGGTGACGTGTACGTCCTCTCCCGCATCCTGCACGACTGGGACGACGAGCGGTGCCGGGAGATCCTGCGCCACTGCGCCCGCGCCATGCCCGACCACGCCGACCTGCTGGTCGTCGAACGACTGCTGCCGGTCGACGGTTCCCCCTCACTGGCCACGGCCTGGGACCTGCACATGATGTGCAACGTCGGCGGTCGTGAACGCAACCGCGAGCACTACGCCCGCCTGCTCGCCGACGCCGGACTGGAGCTGCTCGACCACACCCCCCTCCCCCTGGAGGCGTACGTCCTGCACGCCCGCAAGGCCCGGTAG
- a CDS encoding dihydrofolate reductase family protein, with amino-acid sequence MRKLIYGMNLTLDGYIAAVGDDISWGGPPSEELFQWWLDHELASGLSLYGRKLWETMSSYWPTGDQLPGATPAEIEFARNWRDTPKVVFSSTIDRVDWNTRLVTGDAIAEITRLKAGDGGPMTIGGATLAGAAVRAGLVDEYAIATHPVLVGGGTPFFTALDGRVNLNLVETRTLPGGVVVTRYETRR; translated from the coding sequence GTGCGGAAACTGATCTACGGGATGAACCTGACCCTGGACGGCTACATCGCCGCGGTCGGCGACGACATCAGCTGGGGCGGACCGCCGAGCGAGGAACTGTTCCAGTGGTGGCTCGACCACGAGCTGGCGAGCGGCCTGTCGCTGTACGGACGCAAGCTGTGGGAGACGATGAGCTCCTACTGGCCCACCGGCGACCAGCTGCCGGGCGCCACCCCGGCGGAGATCGAGTTCGCGCGGAACTGGCGGGACACGCCGAAGGTGGTGTTCTCCTCGACGATCGACCGGGTCGACTGGAACACCCGCCTGGTCACCGGCGACGCGATCGCCGAGATCACCCGGCTCAAGGCCGGGGACGGCGGCCCGATGACCATCGGCGGCGCGACGCTCGCCGGGGCGGCCGTGCGCGCCGGGCTGGTCGACGAGTACGCGATCGCCACCCACCCGGTCCTGGTGGGCGGCGGCACGCCGTTCTTCACCGCGCTGGACGGCCGGGTGAACCTGAATCTGGTGGAGACGCGGACGCTTCCCGGCGGCGTGGTCGTCACCAGGTACGAGACCAGGCGCTGA